The Lepeophtheirus salmonis chromosome 1, UVic_Lsal_1.4, whole genome shotgun sequence genome has a segment encoding these proteins:
- the LOC121117945 gene encoding LOW QUALITY PROTEIN: unconventional myosin-Ia-like (The sequence of the model RefSeq protein was modified relative to this genomic sequence to represent the inferred CDS: inserted 2 bases in 1 codon) — protein MGGRRKKRLEQQRKKILSDNCCQETDGAGLTSCVAQSCKEISSESNTNKQSVGGEEKHESKLVRGVSEDGVNEEDSWRDMANNNADSNWTRPPIKAIQLQENKSTSDKEEQDNEENVGCCSSSRVPLYQPPGPWSDKPRVENNSVVVDFGKVVRVLRGPPSSCSSCSPSSKVVEEDPLMFATFVAPFRQYPSETVISRSSSSFPSRNSSVQPTHSSDNEDTAGNLPPPPPVNAIQSRANSSDTSLYNSPPPVEEWPLPPVPPGNEEDIEDEEDDFEISRQELDDQVHYERMTFISGSSANEEEDDDDDDEQEKGQLNPPKIPPHRVEVPIWDSSDRLSSNTGTVRRKGKRERNRTLVNNSNNYNAINNNSSSCGAVHSNNIEGASKNNKNNNNSSSNDNPNASVVTLINRRNQSLKHPSSRESLDNLSESSASFHENDARVVMTSVVPSVCEQVRDRNVTVRESWQSSGSEYQGSVASGGTSSITDPSSLTPQPSSSIVKLPQVPLFNRSRNPNMMINSSNKSLSRSSVEGRGPNIMHRLQRYDSESTSGCSSRARSRAESTPLSSCKRSRDATPEDEANWSNPLPPKVGVLDFVDLDPNDLNENGFLKNLQVRFKKGQIYTNVGPALISINPYKKLPLYTPDVIDSYRRQCLYQLPPHIYAITDRSWRILRDTGEDQCLLLSGETGSGKTEASKLILQYLAAATGHSQEFHAIKYKLLQANPILEAFGNARTNSNNNSSRFGKYMEIIFDFKGDPLGGHIHNYLLEKFRVTTDFSNGERNFHIFYQLLSGADIQMLKDLFLQRSIDDYVVLVPRNTNSTTSSAHHLEVINAQEDRKDFFITKKAMEDIGLTSDEIFDIFSIISAILKLGNLQFLPDTNMDGTEGCSIANDYELYDVCELLCGEFSILQNGFLTRSIVSKEESLVTDLSASEAANSRDTLVRAMYARLFTWIVNRINDSFKVRASRRYRNLGILDLYGFETLNVNGFEQLIINFANEKLHQIVLDRTLIKEQEENISEGIEWQEITFFSNSPIVSLIERNGKGILSTLDEICHQSLMDIHSPLFETFLEMDNHFLNILNNEPFKSHPHLETHEPERRRKKDEKDNSHKENAQKIQIPSHCFRIKHFAGTVTYDVRNFSSHNADSLHRDLSIAMYECDHSLLKILFPEGNPKRTTRRRPASAGTQFKISLGALLTSIGTKSAHFIRCIKPNEDKNSKMFELSIVQHQIRYLCLIEMMMLYRNGYSYRQDYQKFLDRYKLLSIHTWPXFWNGSFVDGVTYLLRELPISANDYSFGRTKIFIRSLNTVEILEELRKERLDELCILIQKTWRGHKDRQKWNRVRNAQIIISNFWRRWKNKSHIVELKQRRREEWASIVVQRTFKSWQRRRFLLALAHNLPSESPLAKEWPHSPFRFLKESNTLIRRLYHKWRCYRYRLRFDQIARNRMREKVTASIIFKDRKASYYRSIKRSFHGDYIGLRQNPTWRDALSRNSLQKVDKYVVFADIVNKIHRSNGKFVPILFVISTSSMLIMDQRTMQIKYRVPASEIYKLSLSPYHDDIAIFHVRASSPMREMRSQAHIPGCLSSETMKRKGDFVLQTGHVIEIVTKLFLVVQNATGKPPSINIETEFEANFGTDSVVFDFKANKDTTDGHHTHHHGHQHSHHHPQHVKLVKRKNKMEVIF, from the exons ATGGGTGGTCGAAGAAAGAAAAGACTAGAGCAGCAGCGAAAGAAAATATTGTCTGACAATTGTTGTCAGGAAACCGATGGAGCGGGGCTAACATCGTGTGTGGCTCAGAGTTGTAAGGAAATTTCAAGTGAATCTAATACTAACAAACAAAGTGTTGGAGGAGAAGAAAAACATGAATCTAAGTTAGTCAGAGGAGTATCAGAAGACGGAGTCAATGAAGAGGACTCATGGAGAGACATGGCAAATAATAATGCCGATTCAAATTGGACTCGGCCACCGATAAAGGCGATTCAACtccaagaaaataaatcaacaagCGACAAAGAGGAGCAAGATAATGAAGAAAATGTTGGCTGCTGTTCCTCTTCTCGTGTTCCCCTTTATCAACCTCCGGGGCCTTGGTCAGATAAACCAAGAGTGGAAAACAACTCTGTAGTTGTAGATTTCGGAAAAGTGGTACGAGTTCTTCGTGGACCCCCTTCCTCCTGTTCTTCGTGTTCTCCTTCCTCCAAAGTAGTGGAAGAAGATCCTCTTATGTTTGCTACTTTTGTAGCTCCTTTTCGACAATATCCCTCAGAAACAGTTATCTCTAGATCCTCTTCTTCGTTTCCTTCAAGGAATTCATCTGTTCAACCCACTCACAGTTCAGATAATGAAGACACGGCCGGAAATCTTCCTCCTCCACCACCCGTCAATGCAATACAGTCAAGAGCTAATAGTAGTGATACTTCTTTGTATAACTCACCACCACCTGTGGAAGAATGGCCTCTTCCTCCAGTTCCACCTGGTAATGAAGAAGATATTGAGGATGAAGAGGatgattttgaaatatctaGGCAGGAACTAGATGATCAAGTACATTATGAACGAATGACATTTATATCCGGATCATCGGCCAATGAGGAAGAAGATGATGATGACGACGACGAGCAGGAGAAAGGCCAATTAAATCCGCCTAAGATACCGCCTCATCGAGTTGAAGTTCCAATCTGGGACTCATCAGATAGACTATCATCTAACACTGGAACTGTGCGTCGTAAAGGGAAAAGAGAACGAAACCGAACCTTGGTCAATAACAGTAATAACTACAACGCTATCAACAACAATAGCAGTAGTTGTGGTGCTGTCCATAGTAATAACATTGAAGGTGCTagtaaaaacaacaaaaataataacaatagctCATCCAATGATAACCCCAACGCCTCTGTTGTTACCCTCATTAATCGTCGAAATCAGTCCCTGAAACATCCATCATCACGGGAATCCCTAGATAATTTATCAGAATCCTCAGCTTCATTTCATGAAAATGATGCACGCGTCGTAATGACATCAGTGGTGCCTAGTGTCTGTGAACAAGTTCGGGATAGAAATGTGACCGTTAGAGAGTCTTGGCAATCATCAGGTAGTGAATATCAAGGATCCGTTGCGTCAGGAGGCACCAGTAGCATAACAGACCCTTCATCATTGACACCTCAACCCTCGTCAAGTATCGTCAAGCTCCCACAAGTACCACTTTTCAATCGATCCAGGAATCCAAATATGATGATTAATTCATCTAATAAGTCACTCTCAAGATCCTCTGTCGAAGGAAGAGGACCTAATATAATGCATCGGCTTCAAAGATATGACTCAGAGTCCACATCAGGATGCTCCAGCCGAGCTAGGAGTCGTGCTGAAAGTACCCCCCTCTCTTCGTGTAAGCGTTCAAGAGATGCTACTCCCGAAG ATGAAGCCAATTGGTCTAATCCTCTACCCCCAAAAGTTGGTGTTTTAGATTTTGTAGATTTGGATCCAAATGATCTTAatgaaaatggatttttaaagaatttacaaGTTCGATTTAAAAAGGGACAAATTTAC ACAAATGTTGGCCCTGCTTTAATATCCATTAACCCATATAAAAAGCTGCCACTCTACACACCCGACGTGATTGATTCCTACAGAAGACAATGTCTATATCAATTACCACCGCACAt ATATGCAATAACAGATCGTTCATGGCGTATTCTGAGGGATACTGGTGAAGATCAGTGTCTACTTCTATCTGGAGAAACGGGTTCTGGTAAGACGGAAGCTTCCAAACTTATATTGCAGTATTTAGCTGCCGCAACTGGTCATTCTCAAGAATTTCATGCCATTAAGTACAAACTCCTTCAAGCCAATCCAATTTTAGAGGCTTTTGGTAATGCTAGAACAAATTCCAATAATAACTCATCAAGATTT GGTAAATATATGGAAATTATATTCGATTTCAAAGGGGATCCGCTAGGTGGACATATTCATAATT atttattggaaaaa TTTCGTGTGACAACAGACTTTTCGAATGGTGAGCGAAATTTTCATATCTTCTATCAACTCCTTTCTGGAGCAGATATTCAAATGCTGA AAGATCTATTCTTACAACGAAGTATCGATGACTATGTTGTGCTTGTACCTCGAAATACAAACTCCACTACATCATCAGCTCATCATTTAGAAGTGATAAATGCTCAGGAAGATCGGAAAGATTTTTTCATTACTAAG AAAGCAATGGAAGATATTGGACTTACATCTGATGAGATATTCGATATTTTTTCGATTATATCTGCTATTTTAAAGCTGGGAAATCTACAATTTCTTCCTGATACAAATATGGATGGAACAGAAGGCTGTTCAATAGCTAATGATTATG aGTTGTATGATGTTTGCGAACTTCTCTGCGGAGAGTTCTCTATCCttcaaaatggatttttgaCTCGGAGTATTGTCTCTAAGGAGGAAAGTCTAGTTACCGATCTCAGTGCTTCAGAGGCAGCTAATTCTCGCGATACTCTTGTTCGAGCTATGTATGCACGCCTTTTTACATGGATAGTAAATCGAATTAACGATTCCTTTAAAGTACGAGCATCACGACGCTATCGCAATTTAGGAATCCTTGATTTGTATGGATTTGAGACACTTAATGTTAATGGATTTGAACAACTTATTATTAACTTTGCCAATGAGAAGCTGCATCAAATTGTGTTAGATAGAACTTTAATTAAGGagcaagaagaaaatatttctgaGGGCATTGAATGGCAggaaatcacatttttttctaatagccCCATTGTTTCTCTCATAGAACGAAATGGAAAAGGAATCCTTTCAACTCTAGACGAAATTTGCCATCAAAGTCTTATGGATATACATTCTCCCTTATTCgaaacatttttagaaatggATAATCATTTCctgaatatattgaataatgaacCATTCAAGTCTCATCCTCATTTAGAAACACACGAACCAGAGAGACGTAGAAAAAAAGATGAGAAAGACAATTCCCACAAAGAAAATGCTCAGAAAATTCAAATACCGTCCCATTGTTTTCGAATAAAACACTTTGCAGGAACTGTCACCTATGATGTACGAAATTTCTCATCTCATAACGCAGATTCATTACATAGAGACTTGTCTATTGCTATGTATGAATGTGATCATTCTCTTTTGAAAATTCTATTTCCTGAGG GTAATCCTAAACGCACTACAAGGCGTCGACCTGCTTCTGCTGGGACACAGTTTAAAATTTCTCTCGGTGCTCTTTTAACCAGCATTGGCACTAAGTCCGCACATTTTATTCGTTGTATTAAAccaaatgaagataaaaatagtaaaatgtttGAGCTATCTATTGTTCAACATCAAATACGCTATTTATG cCTGATTGAAATGATGATGTTATATCGGAATGGGTATAGCTATCGACAAGACTATCAGAAATTTTTAGATCGATATAAACTGCTGTCGATTCATACATGGCC TTTTTGGAACGGTTCGTTTGTTGACGGAGTTACGTATCTTCTTAGAGAGCTTCCAATTTCTGCGAATGATTATTCGTTTGGCAggaccaaaatatttattcgcAGTCTCAATacg GTTGAAATATTAGAGGAGCTTCGAAAGGAGAGGTTAGATGAGTTGTGTATCCTAATTCAAAAGACTTGGAGAGGCCACAAGGATCGTCAAAAGTGGAATCGCGTTCGAAATGCAcagattattatttcaaatttttggagaCGATGGAAAAACAAATCTCATATTGTTGAACTAAAACAAAGAAGGAGGGAAGAGTGGGCTTCCATTGTTGTTCAACGAACATTTAAGTCATGGCAG CGGCGACGATTTCTCCTAGCTTTAGCGCATAATCTACCTTCAGAAAGTCCATTAGCTAAAGAGTGGCCACATTCCCCCTTTAGGTTTCTCAAAGAATCAAACACACTCATACGGCGACTATATCATAAGTGGCGG TGCTATAGATATCGTCTACGATTTGATCAAATTGCTCGTAATAGAATGAGAGAAAAAGTTACTGCCAGTATTATTTTCAAAGACCGGAAGGCCTCATACTACAGAAG TATAAAACGTTCATTTCATGGAGATTATATTGGTCTTCGTCAAAATCCAACTTGGAGAGATGCATTATCACGAAATTCACTTCAAAAAGTGGATAAATATGTCGTATTTGCTGACATCGTTAATAAAATTCACAGAAGTAATGGGAAG TTTGTGCCTATTCTTTTTGTCATTTCGACAAGTTCTATGTTGATAATGGACCAAAGAACAATGCAAATAAAGTATAGAGTCCCTGCATCAGAAATTTACAAGCTCTCCCTTAGTCCTTATCACGATGATATTGCCATCTTCCATGTTAGAGCG tctAGTCCAATGCGTGAGATGCGCAGTCAAGCTCATATCCCTGGCTGTCTGTCGTCAGAAACCATGAAACGTAAAGGAGACTTTGTACTTCAAACTGGTCATGTGATTGAAATAGTAACAAAACTTTTCCTTGTCGTACAAAATGCAACGGGGAAACCTCCGAGCATTAACATTGAAACTGAGTTCGAAGCAAATTTTGGAACAGATAGTGTCGTATTTGACTTCAAAGCAAATAAAGATACGACTGATGGACATCACACTCATCACCATGGCCATCAACACAGTCATCATCATCCACAGCATGTCAAATtagtcaaaagaaaaaacaaaatggaagtcatattttga
- the LOC121117957 gene encoding uncharacterized protein has protein sequence MDLCNSTKMNVCSQEGSLQESHPIINLNVPIPKNVDGKVKVTTVSTKTQVRYRRSESSMNFQMCDPQYKITRSWSAMMLPDTVKCEEETNQKAAIEENKCGSNLNSLILDASYQHLMNSVDLQSCTTSHFSVSKGSTFDLYEKLLESSPSCGSLIIESVPHMENKCNLNVSLSSNKLCPGSQEWNSGTYYSSNNEQLNSTIQPDDDMSMTIYPKKVGNEPECSDIRSLNNQSVFTPHIRSSEDLHSPLLISSLNLTNCKSSHTYNAFFKGSNDCSISLPTPPKKLCKICRRIIIEKKLEYIISMDPCNVMAPKALTKHLYTVERETPDCQHRCYFTGIGRAGGDPLQDLSIFGVPNDDPCRIETKIRTTIISEIDPTCKCVNDNFDSFIDRHCIDDNIKEFVERLSCDQLTKEDPRTLRVANIITVAQTKNVCPEEIFKKKGSIY, from the exons atggatttatGTAATTCGACCAAAATGAATGTGTGCAGTCAAGAAGGCTCTCTCCAGGAAAGTCAtcccataattaatttaaatgttccaattccaaaaaatgtcgATGGTAAAGTAAAGGTAACGACAGTATCTACTAAAACTCAAGTTAGATACAGACGGAGTGAAAGTTCCATGAATTTTCAAATGTGTGATCCTCAATATAAAATCACAAGGTCATGGAGTGCTATGATGTTGCCAGATACTGTGAAATGTGAAGAAGAGACGAACCAGAAGGCAgccattgaagaaaataaatgtggaAGTAATTTGAATAGTTTAATCTTAGATGCATCTTATCAGCATTTGATGAATTCTGTAGACCTTCAAAGCTGTACAACTTCTCATTTCTCAGTCTCTAAAGGCTCAACATTTGATTTATATGAGAAATTATTAGAATCATCACCCTCATGTGGCTCCTTAATTATCGAAAgtg TTCCACATATGGAGAATAAGTGTAACCTCAATGTGTCTTTGTCGTCAAACAAGCTATGTCCAGGATCACAAGAGTGGAATTCGGGTACATATTATAGTAGTAATAATGAACAACTTAATAGTACCATTCAACCTGATGATGATATGAGTATGACAATATATCCTAAAAAAGTGGGAAATGAGCCTGAATGTTCGGATATAAGATCTTTAAATAATCAAAGTGTGTTTACGCCTCATATCAGGTCATCCGAGGATCTGCATTCTCCTTTATTAATATCTTCCCTTAATCTTACAAACTGCAAATCAAGTCACACATATAATGCTTTTTTTAAAGGGTCAAATGACTGTTCTATCTCTCTCCCCACTCCACCAAAAAAGCTATGTAAAATTTGTCGtcgaattataattgaaaaaaagttagaatATATCATTTCCATGGACCCATGCAATGTTATGGCACCTAAAGCattaacaaaacatttataCACAGTAGAACGTGAAACTCCAGACTGCCAGCATCGATGTTATTTTACAGGAATAGGAAGAGCAGGAGGGGATCCGTTACAAGATCTTTCAATCTTTGGAGTACCAAATGATGATCCATGTCGAATTGAAACAAAGATTCGAACAACAATTATAAGTGAAATAGATCCCACCTGCAAATGTgttaatgataattttgattCTTTCATTGATCGCCATTGTATCGATGATAATATTAAGGAATTTGTTGAGAGATTATCCTGTGATCAATTGACTAAAGAAGATCCAAGAACTCTTCGAGTTGCTAATATTATTACTGTAGCTCAGACAAAAAATGTTTGTCCGGAGGAAATATTTAAGAAGAAGGGTTCTATTTATTAA
- the LOC121117966 gene encoding XK-related protein 6, whose protein sequence is MGDKESEGYIKCVINDKLDNETENNTHSLLLLPSLIKSELSLKMKEHGDDVDALPSNLQYTNFDLLCTVISILTYLFDLAMDCIVAFYFYHLGIKYGIYHYWYFGLTVTFILLPSFTMTGFSLRWYLMDSDNIAMEKVSTRRWILRLVILFFQFAPILRYIDSIRFGILSRYTVKAEKETQDPAQIHVLRMKRKNYFTLMVYEDADATLLRLFECFMESAPQLVLQIYILLKDPRANRLNENEYFNKHDDNLFIKTSILGISIMSSLVSLAWSLVVYHRSLRYTFPNKNNINVGGSIFQFLWHFLSITARVLALSLFASIYPMWIGPVCGAHWIIMASWVIFQRTEACRTPCEEFLFAIVLGAIYIFSFFNAKEERTRFKYLIYYGFCFLENAALIVIWFLRSSPNNWYYYPGIIGHYFSFFGGVMFMIVYYSWFHPTGIDLSFLKLARRQSKPKKCMSSHNLPLTTLPPISKDYYEKNLKSFNVDINNYSNNKTSKPISASSRCLSSPILDDVSQESKLNNKRSTVRRSSSAPSSRSPILYHVEARRLKDMAGRFRV, encoded by the exons ATGGGAGATAAAGAGTCTGAGGGGTACATTAAATGTGTAATCAACGACAAACTGGACAATGAAACCGAAAATAATACTCATTCACTCCTATTACTACCCTCCTTGATTAAAAGTGaactatctttaaaaatgaaggaacaTGGAGATGATGTGGATGCCCTTCCATCCAATCTACAATACACGAACTTTGATCTTCTCTGTACAGTTATTTCTATCCtaacttatttatttgactTGGCCATGGACTGTATTGtggcattttatttttatcatcttgGGATCAAATATGGAATCTATCACTACTGGTATTTTGGACTGACTGTTACATTTATACTCCTTCCGTCCTTCACAATGACAGGATTCAGTCTTCGTTGGTACCTAATGGATTCCGATAATATTGCTATGGAAAAAGTGAGCACACGGCGTTGGATTTTGAgacttgttattttatttttccagttTGCTCCTATTTTACGATACATTGACTCAATACGCTTCGGCATCTTGAGCAGATACACCGTAAAAGCTGAAAAAGAAACTCAGGATCCGGCTCAAATTCATGTGTTGAGAATGAAAAGAAAGAACTATTTTACACTCATGGTGTATGAAGATGCTGATGCGACACTATTGCGCTTATTTGAATGCTTTATGGAGAGTGCTCCACAGTTAGTTCTTCAAATTTACATTCTCCTCAAGGATCCGAGAGCCAATAGACTTAAtgagaatgaatattttaataagcatgatgataatttatttattaaaacctCAATTTTAGGAATATCAATCATGTCATCATTGGTTTCCTTAGCTTGGAGTCTTGTTGTTTATcacag gTCATTAAGGTATACCTTTCCCAACAAAAACAACATCAATGTTGGTGGAAGCATTTTTCAATTCCTATGgcattttctttcaataactgCGAGAGTTTTGGCATTAAGCTTGTTTGCCTCTATATATCCTATGTGGATTGGTCCGGTATGTGGAGCTCATTGGATCATTATGGCATCTTGGGTTATATTTCAAAGAACAGAAGCATGCCGCACACCATGTGAAGAGTTCCTCTTTGCTATAGTACTTG GTGCTATCTATATATTCAGTTTCTTCAATGCCAAAGAAGAGCGTACTCGTTTTAAGTATCTTATATACTACggcttttgttttttagaaaatgctGCACTAATTGTAATATGGTTTCTGCGATCTTCTCCTAATAATTGGTACTACTATCCTGGAATCATTGGACACTACTTTTCCTTCTTTGGTGGTGTAATGTTCATGATAGTCTATTACAGTTGGTTTCATCCCACTGGAATTGATCTTTCATTCCTTAAATTAGCAAGAAGACAATCAAAGCCGAAAAAATGTATGTCCTCTCACAACTTGCCTTTGACTACATTACCTCCAATTTCTAAggattattatgaaaaaaatctaaagtcCTTCAATGTTGACATTAACAATTACAGCAATAATAAAACATCTAAGCCAATTAGTGCTTCATCTAGATGTCTCAGTTCGCCTATCTTAGACGATGTCTCCCAAGAAAGTAAGCTTAATAATAAGCGAAGTACTGTTCGTAGATCTTCTAGTGCTCCGTCCTCGAGATCTCCAATTTTATATCATGTAGAAGCTCGAAGATTAAAGGATATGGCTGGAAGATTTCGAGTTTGA